The genomic region ATCGGATGTGCGGCTCTCCTGTGACTAGCGGATTATCGGCGAATCGCGTGTCCAGGGTAGCGTCGGGGACGACTAAGAGATCGGATCCAAGAATGGCGTGTGTGAAAAAGGCGACATCGCGTGGAGTTTCGGTTACGGAGAGACCCAAAGAGGATTTAAACCATTGGCGGTCAATATCCACGAAGGAGACTGCGGCGGCGGGCGCGTCGCAGATAAAGGCGGCGAGGCGTACGATATCATCGTAAGAATCCTCCGCGGCAGTATCCAGTATGCGAAGCTCATACAGAGCGGCAAGTCTGGCGTCTTCGTTTTCGGGCAACGGCGCAGCTATGGTGTATCCAATCTCTCTAGCAAACGGACTTTTGGAGTCAATCTCCGTGAAACAGCGACGTATGCTGCTTCAAGCTCCTCTGGTGCTTGCTGTGACGGCTTCTCGATCAATCTTACCCCTCTTCGCAAGAAAGATATCAGAAATTGCAATGCAACCATACGTTCACTTGAATTGTACCACTGAGCCAAGAGAGGATATGGATCGTGCCGTCATCTTTACTACGGTGTCCGCTCCATGAGGATTCCGGCGATCCCTGGCTGAAACCCCATCCGTCTATTCAAAGCGGCCATCGGCGCATTTGTGCTGTCTACATAGGTTACGATGCGCTTGTAGCCGTTGGCGGCGGCATAATCGATTCCGTGTGTCTTCAAGACGGCGCCGATTCCATGGCGGCGAAACTCCCGCATAACGCTCGTGATTGATTGATCGAGCGCCTGGGGATCGATGGCGTTCCGGTGCAGGCAGGTCAAGCCGACGTATTGAGCATTGTGTTTTGCGATAAAGAACGCATCCTTGAGCGCGGAGTCTCCTTCGATCTCTTGGACAAAACTCTCGAAGCTCAATGGGGCGTATGGCTCCGTGCTGGGAATATCCGCGTCCACGGCGATGCGCAGTGAATGGAGTTCTCGCAGGAGATCGGGATTGGCTTCCGATTCTTTCGCGAAGGTGGTGATGGCTATGCCGGCCGCGTTCTCGGAGAGATGTTGGAGGGAAGCCCGATCCGCCGTCGATATCTCCCGTCGCCAGGGGCCGCTTCGGCTGATTTCGTCAAAACCACGCGCCCGCGCGAATGCGAGCGCATGCGGATAACAGTCGCGTATCCAGGCGCGCACGGACGTATCGGGAAGCTGAGAAAGTTCGTCCGCAATCCTCACCCAAAGCTGAGTTCCGACCCCACGCGATGAGGCGTCGGGAGCGACACGCAGTTCCAGGTGATATTCTTGTCGCCGGCTCGCCGGCCGGCCGCCGCGCAGGACCGCATGGCCGACCACTTCCTGAGTTTCCGCTTCGACCGCGACGAAGTGGCGCAGCATTCCCTGTGAACGTTCGATCTCGGCGTCCTCCTGGCGCGCTTCCTGCTCGTTGGTTTGCCAGGGCGCTTCGATGAGATTGACGATACGGGCAATGGAGGCATAGTCTTGGTCTTCGAGCGGACGGACAAGATACGCCATATCAGTTTCTCCCTCACGCAAAATTGGCTCTTATCTCAGGCGCTTTCGCATCGTGTAAAGCGTGGCGACATATGCTTTTTGGATCCCTCCGCCGTTCCGCTCGAGGATATCTGTGAGGCCATCGTAAAGACGCCGCTTGTTCGTTTCTGGCAGCGTATAGTGATCGGAATAGGTTTCCAGTAGCTGGAGATATCGGTCCGTGGGGAGCCATTCCGACCAGGGAAATTGCGACGCGGCGACCGGCCCGAAAAGGGCGCTGCGATCGATCTCGTCCACCCATGCTTGGATGCGTCGATGCAGCGGCTGGCGAATGGACCTGCCCGAATTCCCATGCATATGTTGGTCATAGACCTTCTGGATCTCTCGCGAAAGCGTATTCTCCTCGTCCGCAGGCACATTCCAAAAGATCGCAAGCGTCCCGTCTTCCTTCAGCGCCCGAACGGTTTTGATGTAACGTATTTCGGGATGGACCCAGTGAAACGCCGTCGCCGAAAGGACCATATCGAATGGCTCTTTCACCAGATCCCACTCTTCAAATGTGACGGTTTCGACGGCGACGCCGGCATACGTTTGAAGCTTCTTGGCGGCGAGCGCCGCGAGGCGAGGGCCCGGTTCCAGCGCCAGGATCGAATGTCCGAGAGGAGCAAACAGTGAAGTCGCCTGCCCGGTCCCGCACCCAATCTCCAAAATCCGCCCGCCGCCCGCCGGCAGATACGCGGCGACGGCGTCTCGTAACTCGATGGGATAAGTGGGGCGGACGGCGTCGTATCGTTCCGCGACTTCATCAAATATTCTGCTGGACAAGAGATGCATGGCGTCCATTGCCTTCAGTGTGCGAACTGTGGGCCGGAAAGATCACGACCTCTCTGCAAATACGACAAAAACAGTCGAGCCTTGTGGCGCGCTGGCTGGAGCGACATTGTTGAGATATCGGCCGGGAAAGTGGCGCGTGAAGTAACGCTCGGCATCAGCGCGGATCTGCAACGCGTCCTCCAGGCTGGATGTGTGCTCCATCGGTTCAACGGAGATAATGGCCGTTCCCCCGAAGGTCGAGACAACCTGGGACGCAGCACTGCCGACGGCGATGTAAATGCCCGC from Capsulimonas corticalis harbors:
- a CDS encoding GNAT family N-acetyltransferase, with amino-acid sequence MAYLVRPLEDQDYASIARIVNLIEAPWQTNEQEARQEDAEIERSQGMLRHFVAVEAETQEVVGHAVLRGGRPASRRQEYHLELRVAPDASSRGVGTQLWVRIADELSQLPDTSVRAWIRDCYPHALAFARARGFDEISRSGPWRREISTADRASLQHLSENAAGIAITTFAKESEANPDLLRELHSLRIAVDADIPSTEPYAPLSFESFVQEIEGDSALKDAFFIAKHNAQYVGLTCLHRNAIDPQALDQSITSVMREFRRHGIGAVLKTHGIDYAAANGYKRIVTYVDSTNAPMAALNRRMGFQPGIAGILMERTP
- a CDS encoding class I SAM-dependent methyltransferase is translated as MHLLSSRIFDEVAERYDAVRPTYPIELRDAVAAYLPAGGGRILEIGCGTGQATSLFAPLGHSILALEPGPRLAALAAKKLQTYAGVAVETVTFEEWDLVKEPFDMVLSATAFHWVHPEIRYIKTVRALKEDGTLAIFWNVPADEENTLSREIQKVYDQHMHGNSGRSIRQPLHRRIQAWVDEIDRSALFGPVAASQFPWSEWLPTDRYLQLLETYSDHYTLPETNKRRLYDGLTDILERNGGGIQKAYVATLYTMRKRLR